One genomic window of Nevskia ramosa DSM 11499 includes the following:
- the bcsZ gene encoding cellulose synthase complex periplasmic endoglucanase BcsZ: MVSRRYLLKAGVGLGLCLNVPVAGAVAAEAWPAWEQFAVGYIRDDGRVVDWTDNARSTSEGQSYALFFALVAGDRRRFEQVLAWTRDNLASGDLKTRLPAWHWGQTGETSWGVVDPNSASDADLWIAYALLQAGRLWKRDDYSAEGHALLGLIETQEVRRAGPLTLLLPGPVGFETEAGIRVNPSYLPPFLIKYLISVRPKGPWQAVLNSYLKLLPALTPGGRIPDWFLLTADGPRLDTVSDGRGSYDAIRNYLWAGFGAESVPETRALLTALTPYLALLRGIGRTPEAWYPDGRAPAGIGPPGFDAALLPFLAAAGAGELAAQARERLGRARIGDLLGSPARYYDQVLALFGEGHDQKRFRFGQDGRLELP; encoded by the coding sequence ATGGTCTCGCGTCGATACCTGCTGAAGGCCGGTGTCGGTCTCGGCTTGTGCTTGAACGTGCCCGTGGCCGGCGCCGTTGCGGCAGAGGCCTGGCCGGCCTGGGAGCAGTTCGCAGTCGGCTACATCCGCGACGACGGCCGAGTCGTCGATTGGACCGACAACGCTCGCAGCACCTCTGAAGGGCAGTCCTATGCGCTGTTCTTCGCGCTGGTGGCCGGCGATCGGCGGCGTTTCGAGCAGGTGCTGGCCTGGACGCGCGACAACCTCGCCAGCGGCGATCTCAAGACCCGTCTGCCGGCCTGGCATTGGGGCCAGACCGGAGAGACCAGCTGGGGTGTCGTCGATCCCAATTCGGCCTCGGATGCCGACCTGTGGATCGCCTACGCGCTGCTGCAGGCCGGTCGGCTATGGAAGCGCGACGACTACAGCGCCGAGGGCCACGCGCTGCTCGGTTTGATCGAAACCCAGGAAGTGCGCCGCGCCGGTCCCTTGACCTTGCTGCTGCCCGGCCCGGTCGGTTTCGAGACCGAGGCCGGCATTCGCGTCAATCCCAGTTATCTGCCGCCGTTCCTGATCAAGTATCTGATCTCGGTGCGGCCGAAAGGTCCCTGGCAGGCGGTGCTCAACAGCTATCTGAAACTGCTGCCGGCGCTGACGCCCGGCGGCCGCATTCCGGACTGGTTCCTGCTCACCGCTGACGGGCCGCGGCTCGATACGGTCAGCGATGGCCGCGGCAGCTATGACGCGATCCGCAACTATCTGTGGGCCGGTTTCGGCGCCGAAAGCGTGCCGGAAACGCGGGCGCTGCTGACTGCGCTCACGCCCTATCTGGCGTTGCTGCGCGGCATCGGCCGGACCCCCGAAGCCTGGTATCCCGATGGCCGCGCGCCGGCCGGCATCGGCCCGCCGGGTTTCGACGCCGCCTTGCTGCCGTTCCTCGCTGCCGCCGGTGCCGGCGAACTCGCCGCCCAGGCCCGCGAGCGTCTGGGCCGGGCCCGGATCGGCGATCTGCTCGGCTCGCCGGCCCGCTATTACGATCAGGTGCTCGCGCTGTTCGGCGAAGGTCACGATCAGAAACGATTCCGCTTTGGCCAAGATGGCCGCCTGGAGCTGCCATGA